Below is a window of Candidatus Nanosynbacter sp. HMT-352 DNA.
TCCAGCGAAGAAAATGAGCAAATCTGACGAGAGCAGCAAGGGAATTATTTTCCTTTCTGATGATCCAAAATCGGCGCATAAGAAAATAATGAGCGCAACAACAGATTCAATTGGCAAAGTTCAATACGACAAGGAAAATCAGCCAGGAATTTCTAATTTGCTGGAGATTTTGACTTTGGTTCGGCAAGACGCTGGCAGGGAAGTTACTCTGGAACAGACCGCCAACGAGTACTTCGGTATGGATCGTTATGGCGATTTCAAGCGAATTGTGGCTGACGAGGTCGCGGATTTTTTGGAGAATTTCCAGAATCGGCTTGCGGCGGTTGATGAGCAAGCAATTGAAGAGAAGCTGGCTTCCAGTGAAAAAGACATGAATGTCGTCGCCAATGAAACTCTGTATCGCGTTCAAAAAGCTGTAGGGCTTCGAAAATAGGGAGCAAATCGCGTGAAAATATTACCTCGAACAGTGCTGAAAATAGCTAGATTATACAAACTGGCGGACGACAATACGCCCGTCAAGGCGCTGCGTCGGCTGGAAATTCAAACGGACGAGTCGCACGTTTTTGCGGAATTTATTTTGAATAAGCAGCATTTTGTGCTGCTTTACGGCTCGATTATTGACGAAGAATCTATTGACGATCTATGGATGGAAAAACCAGATAATGCCGAGATTTTGCCGAATCCACTAGACCCAGAATTTATCGAAACGCCGTTCCAGGGAAAATATGTCATGATGTTCAAAATTTCGCCAACCAAAGTGCGCTTGGATATTTATTTATCGACCAAATTCGACACGACAATTTCTCGAAGTCTTTGGCAAAAATATATAAAAGCTGGATACGTTTCGGTCAATAATAAGGTTGTGACGACGCCAAAATTTGAGGTTGATGAAACTGATGAGATTGCGCTTAATTTGCCAGAAAAAGAGCAGGCGGACGTTGATTTGCCGATTTTATACGAAGATGATGATGTGATTGTCGTTAATAAACCAAGCGGGTTGCTGACACACGCAAAGGGCGGACTTTCTGACGAGCCGACGGTTGCGGAAATAATTCGCCCGAAGACTTCGTTTGCGACGGACACGGATCGTCCGGGAATTGTTCATAGGCTTGACCGCGACACTTCGGGGCTGTTGATTATCGCCAAAAACCCAGAATCTGCCGTGCACCTACAGAGGCAATTTGCCGAGCGAATTGCTAAGAAAACTTACATAGCGATAACCGACGGCAAGCCAAAGTTGAATGCCGCAAAGATTGATCTACCAATTGGTCGCAATCCTTCGGCGCCGAGCACGTTCCGCATAGATCCGAACGGGAAACCAGCTCAGACGACTTACCATGTTTTGGCGGAAAATGACACTCAGTCACTTGTGGAATTGAAGCCGACCACTGGTCGAACTCATCAATTACGCGTCCATTTGGCGCATCTGAATGCACCGATTCTTGGCGATCGAGTTTACGGAAAGTCTTCAGATTGTCGTATGATGTTGCATGCTCAAAAATTAGAGATAATTTTGCCGTCTGGCGAGAGAAAAGTTTTTGAAGCCGCAGTTCCTGACGAATTCAAGAAATTCTTCCCAGAGGATTTATAGATGTCTGAAGTGATTATATCCGCTCGAGACGCTCAAAAAATCAGCCAGATTTCATCGCAATTGCCTCACGCGCTTTTGGTGATTGCGGATTACGGGCTTGATGGACTAGGCGTGGCTCAAATTCTAGCAAAAAATAGTGATACTTTTCATCTGAAACCGCTTCCAGAAAAGCAGACCATATCTGTTGATCAAATTCGCGAACTCATCTCTACGCTCCGAACTTACACCATAAATCGTCGAGTTATTATCATTGACGAAGCTGATTTAATGACCGAGCCGTCGCAAAATGCATTCCTAAAAGCGCTGGAAGAACCGAATAAAAATACCAATTTTATCCTTGTCGCAAAAAACCCGAAGTTGATGCTCGACACTGTTAGATCTCGTTGTCAGACGTTGGCACTTCATAAAACGACATCCGCTCAGGATAAAGAACTGCTTGAAAAGTACAATTTAGACCCCGCCTCTAGCCAGCAAATTCTTTTCTTAGCTGCAGGGCGACCATTGTTGATTAAAGAATTGGCGGAAAATCCAGAAAAATTCGCCGAATATAGACAATTAGCCATCGATGCAAAGCAAATTTTAGCCACAAATCGAGAATACGACACGTTTAAGAATCTCGCCAAATACTTTTCTGACCGCCAAAAAGCGATATTACTTACGGACATTATAGTAAATATGATTCGCTTTCAATCTTTATCGCGCGGAATAAATCCGTCGCTTGAAGATCAACTTGAAAAAACCACCTCTGTTGCGAGCGCGTTAAAATCTAACGCCAACGTCAGGCTGGCGCTGACGCAACTTGTGATATAATAGTATAGATATGTTTGGATTACTCCTCATTCTGATTTTAATGATTTGGGCGATTTTTTATCATCCGTCAATCAAAGAAACTGGCGATTTGCCAACAAAGATTACTAATAAACTTGATCAGTTATGGGAAATTGCCCAGGAATCAATTCGTGAGAATAAATATTTGCGAGCGGAAAAAGCTCTGCTGACAATTTTACGAGTCGACGAGAAAAACGCCACGGCGTACAACCGCTTGGGGATTTTATATGCCAAGCAGCGCGCATACAAAGACGCCATCGAGTGTTTTGAGATTGCCCAGAGTTTGGAGCCAAGCGCTTCCAGCCTTCATAACGTCGGCTTAATTTACTACGAAACAGAGAATTATGAAAAGGCGTCGCTAGCATTCGAGCAAGCACTGGAGATGGAAGATGATTTGGCAGCACGCTACATCGCTTACGCTAAGGTTCAGGAAAAAATAGGGAACACGAAGAAGGTTATTAATGCATTGGAAAAGGCTGTCGAGTTAGAGCCGATTCCTCAGACGTTGAAGATTTTAGCGGAAGCATATGACAATGCCGGACAGGCTGAATTAGCTGAAGAATTACGCAAGAAAGCTACAAAAATGCTAACTCCGACGGCACCGTCAAAGAAAGCCGACGCGTCACGTCCACGCCAACAGCGCAAAATCCATCAACCACGAAAAATAGTTATGTAAACTCTTGTCACAGAGAGAAAAAATTGATAAAATAAATTCAGTTGCCGCTTTAGCTCAGTTGGCTAGAGCAACGGTTTTGTAAACCGTAGGTCCTCGGTTCGAGCCCGAGAAGCGGCTCCACATCACGCTGGAATCGTGTAGTGGCAATCACAGGAGACTGTAAATCTCCCGCCGTAAGGCTTCGTAGGTTCGAGTCCTACTTCCAGCACCAAGATTGAATCATCGTCGCCTTTTGAGGCGACTTTTTTGATAGCGTAAAGTAGCAATATTGACTTTTATAAGCATATGTGCTATTATATGGGTATGTTTGAATTTACAAAATCTATTCTGACATTATGGAATAGCGAAAAAAATCAACGATTGAAATTACAATACGCTTATATTATGTTAGCCATAATCGGGCTGGCCGTGGCGGGATTATTGACATTATTTAACGCTTCATCAGCGCACTTGGCGGCGTCAGCTTCAGGAATATTGTTTGTTACATTCTTAGTCAATAGCGTAGTGTGGGGAATAATAGAGGCATTTGTCACGCCGAAGCTACCAAAAGAAGCCGGTACGCCAGCCAAAAAATCCACTCGTAAAAAATAGCCCAGTTGATTAAACACGGCTTAATGTGCTAAAATTAAGCCTGTTACGCCGCGATAGCTCAGTTGGTAGAGCGCATCCATGGTAAGGATGAGGTCTCGGGTTCAAGCCCCGATCGTGGCTCCACATGAAACACGGATTCGCAGAAATGCGGATCTTTTTTATTCCGCCTTCATTAAGTTTATAAATTTAACTGGTTTTCCCTTTTCCCAATCCATAATAAAGACATACTTGCCATTATGCTTAAAATGGTTATTATTTTTGCACCCAGCACACTCACTCTTAATAATCTTTGGAGATTCGCCCCATAATTTGACCATAGGGGGGATTTCTTTTTCTATCACTTCATGGCGGCAACTCATCGGTATCACGTTTTTAATTCCATCCATCTGAAAAATGTTCCAAGAAATAATTTCCGCAACCCGTAATAACATTTCCATTTTTTCTTTTGATATTTTCCTGTCAAGATTTATCTTATCGTCAGGGAATTTGTCATTCCAGTAGTCGATGAAGGTATATAAAAGGTTCTCTCTGGCCAGCAGAAGATTATCACCTTGCCATTCATATCCGTAAGAGCATTGAAAAGCAACAACCGCCCATTCCAGCCATTCTTTCTTATCATTACAATACGAACCGACAACTTGAAGTTTACGGTCTAAAAATCCCACTCTGTCAGACAGTTTCAATACTTTTTTTCCGCTGGCGGCATTGTATCGGCCGACTATAAACGGCGCCTCACCACAGGTTATCTCCAGACGAAGTTCTTTGACGTAATCCTTCCAATTATTCTCATCCGCCGGCCAGTTTCCTGAGCTCCAGTCTATCTGCCTGTTCATTTGACTGACAATATTCTTTGGCGTAAAAACCTCAGCCTTATCCTTTGTGCGGCTTTTTTGCTCTTCCTTTGATTTAGCAATTCTGGGCTGTATTAAATACGTATTTGACCCAGTGATGTCTAAAATCGATATTTCTTGCTTTGGATTATGACCGACATAAGAGTCGGTAGCCCACAAAATATTATGCGATTTTCGCTTCGTCGTCCGCGTCCTATCCAACAAAAGAACATCCAACAAGTCGCCGTGGCGGCGAATGGTGTTCTCAAGGATATCAATAGCAGAGTCTGGCATGTAATTTTATTCCATTGGGCGAACTTTTTCTTCTATGAAGGCAATTTCTTTATCGCTTAGATCATATTTTTTATACAACTGCTTATCAACCTCTTCAATAGATTTCGACCAGTCGATATCTGAATTATTCGTAAAGTCCTGGAGTGGAACACATCTCCAGGTATCGGCGTTTACATTTTGAGTAACCTTTAGAACACTTAGTAGTGCCCTTGCAAACTTAGTTTTTACGTAGACCAAAACATTCTTTGCATGCTCTTCATTTTCAAATGCGCCAATTCCATAAAATGTATGTGTGTATCCACATTGAGGAGCAATAACAGTAGGATTTGTGACGATTTCGCCAAATTTACCGCTACCTTCCGCTTTTGGAAGTATTACCTTGTATTTAGTAATATTTTTAGCAGTACAATCTACATATTCGCTTTTAATATATTTTATTGTTCTTTTATTATTTATTACTCCATAAATTGTAATATCGCTAATATTTTGTCTATCATCATTGAACATTTTTAACTTTAGTACATTAGACGACATTCTTCTTTCCCTGTTTTGATATTCCGGATAGTCTGAAGTAAGCGCACCAAGATTAAATTTTGAACAAACATAAATAATATCACCTACATTTTTCTTAACTGAGTAAGATGATACTTTTTTTAAGATACTATTCAGTTCAGGGAATATAGTAAAATGTTTAATAGTACCAAATTTTTTACTAGTATCTCTATACGTTATTGACACTCCCCCCTTGATGTCTGTATTAGGAAATATATCTTTACCGTCATTATAGTATTCAAGCACACTAAGATGCTCGTCATTTAACATTTTTTCGTTCCATTCCTTTGGTGTTTGTCCGGCATTAAACAAGAATCGAGCTGGCGTGATTAGAATAGCTTTATCCGCTATGGCATAGGCGGCACTCATGAAGTTATGATATACCGGAAGTGCATAATGACTGGCTCCCTGTTGGCCTCCTTGATACGGCGGATTTCCAACTACTGCTGTAAATTTCATATTTAACGTCTCTCCCTTTTTAAACGCGTCAGTTAAATCTAATTGCTTAAGATTACTATCATCAATGCCTGAAAATGTCCCGTAAATATATTTACGTGCGATATTGTAGATAATATTCGTTGGCGCAAACCCATAAAGCTGTTTCTCAAGGATGTGTTTTACTCTTTCCGACTTATCTGGTATTTTACTCTCAAGTCCTCTGTTTAACCTCTTTGCTATTTCTGTAAGGTATAGACCACTCTTTACATATAAATCCGCAAATGTCGCATTTGGATCTTCAAATATGCCAGGATTATTTTCTTCCAACAAATCAAGCATTTTATTTACAACTATCCTTGGTGTAAAAATCTGATTTGTTTTTAATGGGCGAATGTAAGAGAAAATGTCTTCTTTGGCGCCAGGGGAAAGGTAATCCGCAATTTCCTGTCGCTTCTCCTCAAACTCTCGAATGGCGGCGTTAAATGTATAGCGATCAAAAAATCCTTCAAATGTTTCGCCGGTTTCTGGATTTGTCCATGGGCCGCGAATTTTACGGAAATCGTCTTTTGTAAATGGTTCGCTGTCTTTTTCTGTAAATAATTCCTCAAAATCCTTGTCAGAAACGGTATCCTCGATGTTATCTAACGTGATTTTATCTACATCTGTGCTGGCAGCCATAATGAATGAAGGAATAGCGCGAGTAAATGTGCGCAATTTCCTCCTAATTTGGTCCATTTCAGACTTTTCTTCTTTTTCGTAATTATCCTCTTCTTTATGAATGACGGTATCGTTAGGGAGATCTTTCTCAATGATATTCGCCAGGCTATCCGCTAACTTATCCTGAGCTATTCTGTCTGCTATATCGCCAGACACAAACTCTTCTGCCGCTTCTTTGACCTTTTCACGGAGCCCATTTTTAATACTGTCAAGCTCTGCCTTTGAAGGAGAATAGAAATCTTTATATTTCCCAAGGATTTCAGATATTTCAGGCATGCAGTCAGCGGTAATTTTTTCAACAATCTCGTCCGCCTCCATATCCGAATCAACCGCAGACAACACAATATCCTGCATTCTTGAAGTGTAAACCTTATTACCGAGCAGCTTATCCTTATTTACAGATATTCTGTGATCTCGATTCTTTTTACGATCTGGATCGTGCTGAACTTCTTCACTTTTAGTCTGCTTATCAGTATCGCTAGTTGAAGGAGCCTTATTTAATGCTGCAATCACCTCAGAAGGGATGTTAAAGACATTGTTAATGTTTACAAATAACAAATTAGTAACAAAACCGCGGTTAACGACCTCCTTCGCGACGATGGCTTTAGGGAAAGTCAAAACTTGCTCTGCATCCAATTCGATCATCTTACCAGATTCATCTTCCGCCAAGACAGGGAAGTAGTTCAGTAATTCTGCTACGTTCTGCTCTCTGATTTTTTCTGTAGCTTCACCTCTGGCTACGTCCGCCAATAGACTGTTGGCGAACTTGTCATAAACTTTAAGCACGCGATTCGGCGAGAAATCAAAGACGTAAGCCGACTTTTTACGACAGAGATTGCCATTATTATCTATAAATTCATACGGATTCTGAGAACGGAATATTGCCTGCATATACAGCGACTCAGATTTAATATCAGACAACATAAGCACAGCAGACCACTCTTTAATGGTAACTCCAGTTGTCAATTGTCCGACAGATAAAGTTATGGTGCGATCATTCTCCTTGATAGCCTTCTTAACCCTGCTCAAGGCTTTCTCGTTAGCTGCAGTATCCTTCATTTCATCTTCAGATGAATTATTGTCAGACCGAGAAGACCTTCCATTGCCCGCGGCAAGCACTATTTTATATTCACTAAATACTGGGTGATGGCGCAACATTTTCTCCATAGCCTTCGCTGAAGCAACACGGTTTCCTACCAACCAAAACGTGTGCTTTAACTGGTCTCTTAATTCAGGAGTCGAGAATGGATATTTTTCATTTGAAGTTAATTGATTTAAGAATGTTGAAATATCATTCTCATGAACGAACTTGCCACTTGTGTCTGTTGCAAACATCTCATTCAGCTCAAAAGCATAATCGATATTTTCATCATCCATCTCCATGCCTTTTTCAAGCCGATCAGAGATAATATCGGACATCTTGTAGGTAAATAACCTCATATCTGGCAAATTGACATGATCACCCGAATCGTCCAGATTTTTCAATTCTTCCTGCTTAGCTTTTTGCTCATCAATATAAGTCCAGTTGAATATCTGATTATCCTTAAAATGTCCATCCGCTATCGCCTTAAAAGGCGTTCCAGATAAGTGCAGCGTGAACCTGCGTTTAATTTTTCCAAAAGCTTCATTAGTCCTATCTGTATCAACACCTTCATGAGCCTCATCTATAATTAACAAATCCCAATTAAGATCCGCCACCCATTTTAATTTATTGTGTGGTCCACCAAAAACTTTACCACCCTTTAAGTCCTGTAGACTTAAGAAAGTTATCTGTTTATCCTCACTTGATGAATTGGCTTTATTGAGAAAATCATACCTAGACAAAGTTTCACGCTCTTTCAATGAATCCGCAGTCGAAATAAAATAATATCCGTCAATAAATTTATCGAAATCATCAAACCACGAATTAGCGATTGCTGGACGATTAGTAACTATCAAAACATTCTTAGCATCGAATTTTTTTGCAAAATCGTAAGAAGAGAGAGTTTTACCAAAACGCGGTTTTGCGTTCCATAAAAATTCCGCTTCTTTATTTGGCGAAGAAAAATCTGTAGTCTGGTGAGATTCTGCATAAGCAAGGGTTTGAGAAACGGCACGTTCTTGCTCCTTTCTCAACTTATACGGACTTTTCTCGGAAGATCGACTGAATAAATTGCCATTAGCGTAATCATCAAACAATTCTTTAGATTTTTCTGGCGTACCATTGAAGTAAAACCACTCTTCACCTAATCCGCCATCGTCCTGTTTTTTACTCTTCTTGATTCCATTCTTTATGTAATATTTGTGAAGATCTTTGTCCTTGAAGAATTCGTGAGTTGCGTTAGAAAAAGAACTAGCACTCCACAATTTCTCATATCGCAATTTTACAGCCGCAGTCTTAGTCTGTTCTAATATTCGCGAATCAACGTCTTTACGTTCTGTATATCCGACTTTTTGCCAACCTTTATTTGCTGGAATATCTGGCAGAGTATAAGAGTATATTTGAGGATAAATCCTCTTTGTGGTTTTTATTATTTTCTTATCATCATTCATAAATATCCTCCGCAGTCACTAAGTGAGTAACCTTTCTGATAATTATACTATAAAACAGTCGCCAAAAACTTAGCTGAACGACATAATCTTAATAAAAAATCTGATATGAGTCTAGCATTTTCACTTCACCCATGCTATAATTAGTCAAGACGTTTTATAAAATCTAACGAGTAAAGAGATGGCAAAGAAGAATACGAAACGAAAGCTGATTGGTTTGGTGAGTAACTTGAGCAACCACCGAACTTACTATACTACTGTTAACACCCAGAACCGCACCACAAAAGGTCAGGGTAAATTGACACTACGTAAGTACGACCCAATTGCAAAGCAGCACGCTACTTACACCGAGACTAAGAAAAACCTTGGTCGTAACGAAGTTAAAGCTCGTAAAAGCTAATTTAACAGGATTATGCAGAAACTCCCTCGCGTTCAGAGGGAGTTTTTATTTGGCAATAATGTCTGACTATTTCCTCAATCGAGACTTCATATCACGAATGGTATTCATATAGTAAAGAAAAGCGTCGTATGGCGAATCATACGGACTAAAATAAGCGTGGACATCGCCGTCGGTAAAATTCTTCGTTCCCATGTAATAGAAGTGGTCTGAAGTTTGCAATTTTCGCCAATCGCTAATTAAACCTTCGTCTTTGCTATTCAAGACCTCATCTTCAAGCTCATAAACATATCGCAAAGCTTCTTTCTGTAGGCTGTTTCCGTTCCAAGCCGTCAAATCCCGCTCGGCGTCCGCCCACGTTACCGGCGACGGCATACTTATTTCACCGGCAGGCGCATTCGCGTCCAGTGCTTCGCTAACGGTATAGAAAGTATTGCCATCAGCACTCAGCCATTTATCAACAAAGTTCTCAAAGAAGCCGAAAATCCCAGATTCCGCCCATTGATGTTCACCGAAAGTTTCATAGTCCATGAACAAGTTAAGTAGTGGCGCGTAACGGACAGAATCTTCCACCCACGTATTAAACTTGTCCGCAGTCAACGGCCATTCATTCCATTTTCGATCGCTAAACCTAAACGCCAAATCATCACTCAATCGATAATTCTTAAGTAGTAATCCAATCTTCTTCGTGCCTCTCGGGCGATATACATAATTCGGACTGCGCCAATTCAGAATCGGATCCCAGCCTTCAGCCAGCACACCCTTAAAACCATCCTGCTCAGCCCATTTTGCCAAGTCATCGCTATATGCCAATTCTGTATTTGCTAAAACTCGAGTTTCCGCACCAAAAATCTCGCGAATCTTCCAGCGATGAAGCTCAACTTGACGCTCGAATTCCTTGCGCGAATAGAAAAACGCCAGACTGTGATGATATGGACTTGATAAGATTTCTACTTGACCAGTTTTTACTAAGCGCTTGAAACTTTCCAAAACTTCAGGATTAAACCTTTCGGCTTGCTCTAAAAACGTTCCACTAAAACTCAGTGAAATCTTAAAATCAGGATATTTTTTCAATAATTTTTCAAGTAAAGCATTCATCGGCAAATACGACTTTTCTGCAACTTTTTGGAATATTTTTTGATTGTCCTGATCTGGATTTTGACCGCCAGAGAAATAATTATGCTTCCAAGCCACGTCAAATATACTATACTCGCGTATTCGCCACGGTTGGTGCACGTGTAGATATAAAACTATTCCTTTATTTTTATTCATGCCAGCGCTCCTTTATACAGTTTCAGACATTTTCTAGCGGCATCCTGCCAGGAAATTCTCGCGTATTCATTCTTAACGTTTTTCTTCAGAGATTTCTGTAAGGCAGGCGATTCAGCGACATTAACAATTTCATCCGCCAATTTATTCACATCCCAATAATCAAACCGCATAATATTATTCAGAACCTCACCAACGCCGGATTGACGACTAATAAGTAACGCGGTATCATGGTGTGCCGCCTCCAAAGCAGTTAAACCAAATGGCTCAGAAACCGAACTCATCACAAAAACATCAATCAAACAGTAAATATCTCGCCACTGTTTTCCGCGCACAAATCCCGTAAAAATCATCTTATCGCTAATCCCTAAATCTGCCGCCAGCTCAATCAGTTCATCTCTCTGCTCGCCATTTCCGGATAAAACAAAAACAATTTTCTCATATTTCTCAAGCGCCTTCGCTGCGGCTCGCACAAAATACGTCAAACCTTTCTGAACCGTAAGTCGCGTCAACGCGCCAACAACCGTA
It encodes the following:
- a CDS encoding RluA family pseudouridine synthase; the encoded protein is MKILPRTVLKIARLYKLADDNTPVKALRRLEIQTDESHVFAEFILNKQHFVLLYGSIIDEESIDDLWMEKPDNAEILPNPLDPEFIETPFQGKYVMMFKISPTKVRLDIYLSTKFDTTISRSLWQKYIKAGYVSVNNKVVTTPKFEVDETDEIALNLPEKEQADVDLPILYEDDDVIVVNKPSGLLTHAKGGLSDEPTVAEIIRPKTSFATDTDRPGIVHRLDRDTSGLLIIAKNPESAVHLQRQFAERIAKKTYIAITDGKPKLNAAKIDLPIGRNPSAPSTFRIDPNGKPAQTTYHVLAENDTQSLVELKPTTGRTHQLRVHLAHLNAPILGDRVYGKSSDCRMMLHAQKLEIILPSGERKVFEAAVPDEFKKFFPEDL
- a CDS encoding AAA family ATPase → MSEVIISARDAQKISQISSQLPHALLVIADYGLDGLGVAQILAKNSDTFHLKPLPEKQTISVDQIRELISTLRTYTINRRVIIIDEADLMTEPSQNAFLKALEEPNKNTNFILVAKNPKLMLDTVRSRCQTLALHKTTSAQDKELLEKYNLDPASSQQILFLAAGRPLLIKELAENPEKFAEYRQLAIDAKQILATNREYDTFKNLAKYFSDRQKAILLTDIIVNMIRFQSLSRGINPSLEDQLEKTTSVASALKSNANVRLALTQLVI
- a CDS encoding tetratricopeptide repeat protein, yielding MFGLLLILILMIWAIFYHPSIKETGDLPTKITNKLDQLWEIAQESIRENKYLRAEKALLTILRVDEKNATAYNRLGILYAKQRAYKDAIECFEIAQSLEPSASSLHNVGLIYYETENYEKASLAFEQALEMEDDLAARYIAYAKVQEKIGNTKKVINALEKAVELEPIPQTLKILAEAYDNAGQAELAEELRKKATKMLTPTAPSKKADASRPRQQRKIHQPRKIVM
- a CDS encoding Eco57I restriction-modification methylase domain-containing protein, translated to MNDDKKIIKTTKRIYPQIYSYTLPDIPANKGWQKVGYTERKDVDSRILEQTKTAAVKLRYEKLWSASSFSNATHEFFKDKDLHKYYIKNGIKKSKKQDDGGLGEEWFYFNGTPEKSKELFDDYANGNLFSRSSEKSPYKLRKEQERAVSQTLAYAESHQTTDFSSPNKEAEFLWNAKPRFGKTLSSYDFAKKFDAKNVLIVTNRPAIANSWFDDFDKFIDGYYFISTADSLKERETLSRYDFLNKANSSSEDKQITFLSLQDLKGGKVFGGPHNKLKWVADLNWDLLIIDEAHEGVDTDRTNEAFGKIKRRFTLHLSGTPFKAIADGHFKDNQIFNWTYIDEQKAKQEELKNLDDSGDHVNLPDMRLFTYKMSDIISDRLEKGMEMDDENIDYAFELNEMFATDTSGKFVHENDISTFLNQLTSNEKYPFSTPELRDQLKHTFWLVGNRVASAKAMEKMLRHHPVFSEYKIVLAAGNGRSSRSDNNSSEDEMKDTAANEKALSRVKKAIKENDRTITLSVGQLTTGVTIKEWSAVLMLSDIKSESLYMQAIFRSQNPYEFIDNNGNLCRKKSAYVFDFSPNRVLKVYDKFANSLLADVARGEATEKIREQNVAELLNYFPVLAEDESGKMIELDAEQVLTFPKAIVAKEVVNRGFVTNLLFVNINNVFNIPSEVIAALNKAPSTSDTDKQTKSEEVQHDPDRKKNRDHRISVNKDKLLGNKVYTSRMQDIVLSAVDSDMEADEIVEKITADCMPEISEILGKYKDFYSPSKAELDSIKNGLREKVKEAAEEFVSGDIADRIAQDKLADSLANIIEKDLPNDTVIHKEEDNYEKEEKSEMDQIRRKLRTFTRAIPSFIMAASTDVDKITLDNIEDTVSDKDFEELFTEKDSEPFTKDDFRKIRGPWTNPETGETFEGFFDRYTFNAAIREFEEKRQEIADYLSPGAKEDIFSYIRPLKTNQIFTPRIVVNKMLDLLEENNPGIFEDPNATFADLYVKSGLYLTEIAKRLNRGLESKIPDKSERVKHILEKQLYGFAPTNIIYNIARKYIYGTFSGIDDSNLKQLDLTDAFKKGETLNMKFTAVVGNPPYQGGQQGASHYALPVYHNFMSAAYAIADKAILITPARFLFNAGQTPKEWNEKMLNDEHLSVLEYYNDGKDIFPNTDIKGGVSITYRDTSKKFGTIKHFTIFPELNSILKKVSSYSVKKNVGDIIYVCSKFNLGALTSDYPEYQNRERRMSSNVLKLKMFNDDRQNISDITIYGVINNKRTIKYIKSEYVDCTAKNITKYKVILPKAEGSGKFGEIVTNPTVIAPQCGYTHTFYGIGAFENEEHAKNVLVYVKTKFARALLSVLKVTQNVNADTWRCVPLQDFTNNSDIDWSKSIEEVDKQLYKKYDLSDKEIAFIEEKVRPME
- the rpmG gene encoding 50S ribosomal protein L33, translated to MAKKNTKRKLIGLVSNLSNHRTYYTTVNTQNRTTKGQGKLTLRKYDPIAKQHATYTETKKNLGRNEVKARKS
- a CDS encoding glycoside hydrolase family 57 protein, translating into MNKNKGIVLYLHVHQPWRIREYSIFDVAWKHNYFSGGQNPDQDNQKIFQKVAEKSYLPMNALLEKLLKKYPDFKISLSFSGTFLEQAERFNPEVLESFKRLVKTGQVEILSSPYHHSLAFFYSRKEFERQVELHRWKIREIFGAETRVLANTELAYSDDLAKWAEQDGFKGVLAEGWDPILNWRSPNYVYRPRGTKKIGLLLKNYRLSDDLAFRFSDRKWNEWPLTADKFNTWVEDSVRYAPLLNLFMDYETFGEHQWAESGIFGFFENFVDKWLSADGNTFYTVSEALDANAPAGEISMPSPVTWADAERDLTAWNGNSLQKEALRYVYELEDEVLNSKDEGLISDWRKLQTSDHFYYMGTKNFTDGDVHAYFSPYDSPYDAFLYYMNTIRDMKSRLRK